Proteins found in one Opitutaceae bacterium genomic segment:
- the hemC gene encoding hydroxymethylbilane synthase, whose product MILATRKSPLALAQTEMVAAHLRASLGVETELLKLVTTGDRQTEWSLEKKGGKGLFTKELEEALLRGEADVAVHSTKDLPGEMPEGLAIAGYLPREDARDVLVLREGIEEPRKIATGSPRRRLQLGMLFPNADFCEIRGNVDTRLKKIASGEIADATMLAAAGLRRLGIGSWPGLAFHALGFENMVPAVGQAAVAIQCRKGDLPRFAGQFHEVTGRRVTLERAFQRALGGGCQTAFAAHVTADTLYFFHHEVGLRTLPLSDDDLSHPDRFASETLRHFGFQL is encoded by the coding sequence ATGATCCTCGCCACTCGCAAAAGTCCGCTCGCGCTTGCTCAAACCGAGATGGTCGCCGCGCACCTGCGCGCGTCGCTGGGGGTGGAGACGGAATTGTTGAAGCTTGTCACGACCGGTGACCGGCAAACCGAATGGTCCCTTGAGAAGAAGGGTGGCAAGGGCCTCTTCACGAAGGAACTCGAGGAAGCACTCCTGCGCGGCGAAGCAGATGTTGCGGTGCATAGCACCAAGGATCTTCCAGGAGAAATGCCGGAAGGCCTGGCGATTGCCGGCTACCTCCCGCGCGAGGATGCGCGCGATGTACTCGTGCTCCGCGAGGGGATAGAAGAACCTAGAAAGATTGCGACAGGGAGCCCTCGCCGACGCCTCCAGCTGGGGATGTTGTTTCCCAACGCTGACTTCTGCGAAATCCGGGGCAACGTCGACACGCGCCTCAAGAAGATTGCGTCCGGAGAGATTGCCGATGCGACCATGCTTGCGGCTGCCGGACTACGCAGGCTCGGAATCGGATCCTGGCCGGGGCTGGCGTTTCATGCCCTGGGTTTTGAGAACATGGTCCCGGCAGTTGGTCAGGCAGCGGTGGCGATTCAGTGCCGCAAAGGAGACCTCCCGCGGTTCGCCGGGCAGTTTCATGAAGTTACTGGCCGTCGCGTGACCCTGGAACGGGCGTTTCAGCGTGCGCTCGGCGGTGGGTGCCAGACAGCGTTTGCCGCCCATGTCACGGCCGACACACTCTATTTCTTTCATCACGAGGTCGGGCTGAGGACTCTGCCCCTTTCCGACGATGACCTTTCCCATCCGGACCGCTTTGCGTCCGAGACCCTCCGACACTTCGGCTTTCAATTGTGA
- the cobA gene encoding uroporphyrinogen-III C-methyltransferase, with translation MSIINKGTVYLVGAGPGDVGLVTLRARDLISQADVLVYDYLVHPELVKWAKPECDVVYVGKKAGCHTVPQEEIERLLIEKADSGLSVVRLKGGDPFIFGRGGEEAYALAEANIPFEIVPGVTAALAAGSYAGIPLTYRNVSTSLVFLTGHEDPTKHESQVNWRSFGALKHTTLAIYMGMGRLRHILAELQAGGLAPSTPAAVVQWASLGRQRSVAGTVADVAERVEAANLAAPAIIFIGEVVRDHDAIDWFEHLPLYGKRITITRTRDQNSELREKLEAFGAEVVEIPLITITKDVDRHSLVEILAELGTYDWIVFTSANGVRYFFEEFFKGFQDIRALGLLRFACVGKATAREIERHHVKVECMPDTATGESLATALAETGSLDSAKVIVVTGNLNRDTLVKKLEAASAIVDRLPLYKTEKTDLANDPIADDFRTKGADAMLFASSSAAVSFSEQESLLALGEGAKKPLIGSIGPQTSDTLREIGHAPDFEAGKPSLDALITALIARLRKG, from the coding sequence GTGAGCATCATCAACAAAGGCACTGTGTATCTGGTTGGAGCCGGACCGGGCGACGTCGGTCTCGTGACGCTTCGCGCGAGGGATCTCATCTCTCAGGCGGACGTCCTGGTGTACGACTATCTGGTTCACCCTGAACTCGTGAAGTGGGCGAAACCGGAATGCGACGTGGTGTACGTTGGCAAGAAAGCTGGCTGCCACACCGTGCCACAGGAGGAGATTGAACGCCTCCTGATTGAAAAGGCGGATTCCGGCCTCAGCGTGGTCCGCCTGAAAGGCGGCGACCCCTTCATCTTTGGCCGCGGTGGGGAAGAGGCCTACGCCCTCGCTGAAGCAAACATCCCTTTTGAGATTGTACCCGGTGTGACGGCGGCGCTCGCGGCCGGCTCCTACGCGGGTATTCCGCTCACCTACCGCAACGTCAGCACAAGCCTCGTCTTCCTCACGGGTCACGAGGACCCGACCAAGCACGAGTCGCAGGTGAACTGGAGATCATTCGGTGCGCTCAAACACACGACTCTCGCAATCTACATGGGCATGGGTCGCCTGCGCCATATTCTCGCGGAGCTGCAGGCGGGGGGCCTGGCCCCGTCCACGCCCGCAGCCGTCGTGCAATGGGCCTCGTTGGGGCGGCAGCGGAGTGTTGCCGGCACCGTAGCCGACGTGGCAGAGCGCGTGGAGGCTGCCAATCTTGCCGCGCCCGCCATCATCTTCATCGGGGAGGTGGTGCGGGACCACGACGCGATCGACTGGTTCGAGCACCTGCCGCTCTACGGAAAACGCATTACAATTACACGCACCCGGGACCAGAACAGTGAGCTTCGTGAGAAGCTGGAGGCCTTTGGCGCAGAGGTCGTGGAAATCCCGCTCATCACCATCACAAAGGACGTCGACAGGCATTCGCTCGTCGAGATCCTTGCTGAGCTTGGCACCTATGATTGGATCGTGTTCACGAGCGCCAATGGCGTCAGGTATTTCTTTGAGGAGTTCTTCAAGGGCTTCCAGGACATACGTGCCCTTGGCCTCCTTCGCTTCGCCTGTGTTGGCAAGGCGACAGCTCGCGAGATCGAGCGCCATCATGTGAAGGTCGAATGCATGCCCGACACTGCAACCGGCGAGTCTCTCGCCACAGCACTTGCAGAGACCGGGAGCCTCGATAGCGCGAAAGTCATCGTGGTGACTGGCAACTTGAATCGCGACACGCTCGTGAAGAAACTCGAAGCCGCGAGTGCGATTGTGGACCGGTTGCCTCTTTACAAGACAGAAAAGACCGACCTCGCGAACGATCCCATCGCTGATGACTTTCGCACAAAAGGTGCGGATGCGATGTTGTTTGCGAGTTCGAGCGCCGCGGTTTCGTTCTCAGAACAAGAGTCGCTGCTTGCGTTGGGGGAGGGTGCCAAGAAGCCGCTGATCGGAAGCATTGGTCCTCAGACCTCGGATACCCTTCGCGAGATTGGGCATGCCCCTGATTTTGAAGCGGGAAAGCCCAGTCTTGACGCACTTATCACCGCCTTGATTGCCCGCTTGCGAAAGGGGTAG
- a CDS encoding glycoside hydrolase family 9 protein — MPVAAPKLTASLLLAVLLPTESHADSWVRFNQAGYSPESGKELVVMANSDLAGTPWTLRRVSDGTTEAQGAMPPSVTGVGPHTSQAFNFRVSLPETLQPGTYQFEAGSAALQATIHVKDCPYSDLLFAPLAHLRMLRSGSDSVPHRRLSHPGDAAALVKIPRGPIENGAWQNDPNARRVDALGGWYDAGDQIKFTLNHAYVVYHLAKVDAMLVGSGRGSTQGRTLLREELLHGVRYLLKVYPAPDLFVIQVGDALDHNQPPRLPEDDPLDGRRPALCALSRVHMGSVSAALAKAARSLAPDDPELAQKCTEMAERIFQRAQASDTVSTAFERDEVNDFYRDETDRDQLCLAAIELYRLTGKADYLARARAFRPGPAREVSWAEWNWLANSELAADDPQASADFQAEVNAYREHSGSRGQPWGIPGRYVWASLHRWIGAANASAIEARSRRVPQDTLHQNVLAYVLGRNNWGVSFLMSETVPNSVRNLYSPMYGLLGVFPEGALSEGPGDRQTHASLERYFGTDPGAWTHAFNTSAAVFFDSSRDFMCQEATMGGQADALLLLALADRGDKAP; from the coding sequence ATGCCCGTCGCTGCCCCTAAACTGACGGCCTCGCTGCTCCTCGCCGTCCTGCTCCCTACGGAGTCCCATGCGGACTCGTGGGTTCGCTTCAATCAAGCCGGCTACTCTCCAGAGTCCGGGAAGGAACTTGTGGTCATGGCCAACTCGGATCTTGCCGGGACGCCTTGGACCCTCCGACGAGTTTCTGATGGCACGACTGAAGCCCAAGGCGCCATGCCTCCTTCAGTCACAGGCGTCGGACCCCACACCTCCCAGGCCTTCAACTTTCGCGTGTCGCTTCCCGAGACGCTGCAGCCGGGCACCTATCAATTTGAAGCGGGATCAGCCGCACTCCAGGCGACCATTCACGTCAAAGACTGCCCGTATTCCGATCTCCTGTTCGCGCCGCTCGCGCACCTCAGAATGCTTCGCTCTGGCAGCGATAGCGTTCCCCACAGAAGGCTCTCCCATCCAGGCGATGCGGCTGCCCTGGTAAAGATTCCCCGGGGGCCCATCGAGAACGGGGCCTGGCAGAACGACCCAAATGCCCGACGGGTCGATGCGCTCGGTGGCTGGTATGACGCAGGCGACCAGATCAAGTTCACGCTCAACCATGCTTATGTGGTGTACCACCTTGCGAAGGTCGACGCGATGCTCGTGGGAAGCGGGCGCGGAAGCACCCAAGGGAGAACTCTGTTGCGCGAGGAACTCCTGCACGGCGTGCGCTACCTCCTGAAGGTATACCCGGCGCCTGACCTCTTTGTAATCCAGGTGGGGGATGCGCTCGATCACAACCAACCGCCCCGGTTACCCGAAGACGATCCCCTGGATGGGCGACGCCCCGCGCTTTGCGCGCTCTCGCGTGTTCATATGGGCTCCGTGTCTGCAGCCCTTGCGAAGGCCGCTCGATCTCTGGCGCCCGACGATCCCGAGCTGGCCCAAAAGTGTACGGAGATGGCCGAGCGAATTTTCCAGCGTGCCCAGGCAAGTGACACGGTATCGACAGCGTTTGAGCGCGACGAGGTCAACGACTTCTATCGCGACGAGACGGATCGGGATCAGCTGTGCCTGGCTGCAATTGAGCTTTACCGGCTTACTGGAAAGGCCGACTACCTAGCCCGGGCGCGAGCATTTCGACCCGGGCCCGCACGGGAAGTGAGCTGGGCAGAGTGGAACTGGCTTGCGAATTCGGAACTGGCTGCAGACGACCCGCAGGCATCGGCGGATTTTCAGGCGGAAGTGAATGCCTATCGCGAACACAGCGGGAGCCGTGGCCAGCCTTGGGGGATCCCGGGGAGGTATGTGTGGGCGAGCCTTCATCGGTGGATTGGTGCCGCGAATGCGAGCGCCATCGAGGCAAGGTCGCGTCGCGTTCCCCAGGACACACTCCACCAAAACGTGCTGGCTTATGTCTTGGGAAGGAATAATTGGGGCGTCTCATTTCTCATGTCCGAGACTGTTCCCAATTCGGTCCGGAACCTCTACAGTCCCATGTATGGATTGCTGGGTGTTTTCCCCGAAGGCGCCCTGTCCGAAGGCCCGGGCGACCGCCAGACGCACGCGTCGCTTGAGCGCTATTTTGGAACGGACCCGGGAGCATGGACCCACGCGTTCAACACCTCGGCAGCGGTCTTTTTTGACAGTTCACGTGATTTCATGTGCCAGGAAGCCACCATGGGAGGCCAGGCTGACGCCCTTCTCTTGCTTGCGCTTGCTGACAGAGGCGACAAGGCTCCCTGA
- a CDS encoding Gfo/Idh/MocA family oxidoreductase, translating to MPQPLSRRSFVTRAAGALAVAAFSPAFLRASSEAKKSRLGVALVGLGSYSTYELAPALRETEFCHLTAVVTGSREKGVKWARRHKFPESSIYHYDTMHDLARNPDVDIVYVVTPPGLHRQHVERAAAAGKHVICEKPMAPSVADCDAMIAACKQAGTQLAIGYRLHYDPYHQELVRAAVGTDIGPFTKIDTAHGFTLGGYNWRIDKALAGGGPLPDVGIYSLHAACMAANADPIAITASENPKQRPDFFIEVEESINWTMEFPNGVRASCRTSYNEGMNHFRAEGPNGFFELDPAFYYRGLQGRTSKGSLKFPEVRQQAVHMDAIAKAILANRPVPTPGELGRRDVRIIEAIYEAARTGGRITLG from the coding sequence ATGCCCCAGCCCCTCTCCCGCCGTTCATTTGTGACCCGCGCGGCCGGTGCCCTCGCCGTCGCCGCATTCAGTCCCGCTTTCCTCCGCGCATCCTCCGAAGCTAAGAAATCACGGCTGGGCGTGGCATTGGTTGGCTTGGGTTCTTACTCCACCTACGAACTGGCTCCGGCTCTGCGGGAGACCGAGTTCTGTCACCTGACCGCTGTTGTCACCGGGAGCCGCGAGAAGGGCGTGAAATGGGCCCGGCGACACAAGTTTCCGGAGTCTTCCATCTATCACTACGACACCATGCACGACCTCGCTCGGAATCCCGACGTGGACATTGTTTACGTGGTGACACCGCCGGGTCTGCACCGGCAACACGTCGAACGAGCCGCGGCGGCTGGGAAGCATGTGATCTGCGAGAAACCGATGGCACCGTCCGTGGCTGACTGCGACGCCATGATTGCCGCCTGCAAGCAGGCAGGCACCCAGTTGGCGATTGGCTATAGACTCCATTACGATCCGTACCACCAGGAGCTAGTGAGAGCTGCAGTTGGGACCGACATAGGTCCGTTCACGAAGATCGACACGGCTCACGGCTTCACCCTGGGAGGCTATAACTGGCGAATCGACAAAGCGCTCGCGGGGGGAGGTCCGTTGCCCGACGTCGGAATCTATTCCCTGCACGCGGCATGCATGGCTGCGAACGCGGATCCAATCGCGATCACCGCGTCGGAAAACCCCAAGCAACGACCGGACTTCTTCATCGAAGTGGAAGAATCCATCAATTGGACGATGGAGTTCCCGAATGGAGTGCGCGCGTCCTGCCGCACGAGCTACAACGAAGGCATGAATCACTTCCGCGCCGAAGGGCCCAACGGTTTCTTTGAGCTTGATCCGGCATTCTACTATCGCGGTCTGCAGGGTCGGACGTCGAAGGGTTCGCTGAAATTTCCGGAGGTGCGCCAACAAGCGGTTCACATGGACGCGATCGCAAAAGCCATCCTTGCCAATCGTCCCGTACCCACCCCAGGGGAACTCGGTCGACGCGACGTGCGTATCATCGAAGCGATTTACGAGGCGGCACGGACCGGCGGGCGCATCACGCTGGGATAG
- a CDS encoding sodium ion-translocating decarboxylase subunit beta translates to MHLSDLANLFQGIATLVTSEPTILIGRIGLIFLGMLLVYLGKKGTLEPLLMIPMGLGMIAVNAGVLFLDPVTAAAVTEGPVAEGARVPGTLLLAPLVQKTDNLMYLMQVDFLQPVYTFAFGNGLIACFVFMGIGVLLDVGFLLARPFLSMFLALCAELGTVATFPIAVALGLNYGEAASIAMVGGADGPMVLFTSLTLAKDLFVPITVVAYLYLGLTYGGYPYLIRLLVPEKLRALKMPARPPMKITSDEKLAFAVVCCAVLCILFPSAAPLFLSLFVGVAVRESGLKYFIAVIDGPLLYGATLFLGLMLGVLCEASTILNPKVLILLLLGILALFLSGVGGILGGYIAYLVSGRKVNPVIGIAGVSCVPSTAKVAQKEVSLVAPTNIILPEALGANISGVITTAVLTGIYISLIPLLQP, encoded by the coding sequence ATGCATCTGTCTGACCTTGCGAACCTGTTCCAGGGTATCGCGACCTTGGTAACGTCCGAGCCGACCATTTTGATTGGCCGCATCGGACTCATCTTTCTGGGCATGCTCTTGGTTTACCTGGGAAAGAAAGGGACGCTCGAGCCGTTGCTGATGATCCCAATGGGACTCGGCATGATAGCGGTGAATGCGGGCGTTCTCTTCCTCGACCCCGTGACTGCCGCGGCGGTGACGGAGGGTCCGGTTGCCGAAGGAGCGCGCGTCCCCGGAACCCTGCTCCTCGCGCCTCTCGTACAAAAGACTGACAATCTAATGTACCTGATGCAGGTCGACTTCCTGCAGCCGGTCTACACATTCGCCTTCGGTAATGGCCTGATCGCCTGTTTTGTGTTCATGGGAATTGGGGTGTTACTTGATGTGGGATTCTTGCTGGCACGGCCGTTCTTGAGCATGTTCCTCGCCCTCTGCGCAGAGCTTGGGACGGTGGCGACATTTCCCATAGCGGTCGCTTTGGGGCTAAACTATGGTGAAGCGGCATCCATAGCCATGGTAGGCGGTGCGGACGGTCCGATGGTGCTGTTTACCTCCCTTACCCTCGCGAAGGACCTTTTCGTCCCCATCACCGTGGTCGCATACCTGTACCTTGGCCTCACCTATGGCGGGTACCCGTACCTGATTCGCCTGTTGGTCCCTGAAAAACTGCGTGCCCTCAAGATGCCCGCCCGGCCTCCGATGAAGATCACCTCGGACGAGAAACTTGCCTTTGCCGTCGTATGCTGTGCCGTACTTTGCATCCTGTTCCCCTCTGCCGCGCCCCTGTTTCTTTCCCTCTTTGTAGGTGTCGCAGTCCGCGAATCAGGCTTGAAGTACTTCATCGCAGTAATTGACGGACCGCTCCTTTACGGGGCCACGCTCTTCCTGGGGCTCATGCTTGGCGTTCTTTGCGAGGCTTCGACTATCTTGAATCCCAAGGTGCTCATTCTCCTTCTCCTGGGCATTCTCGCCCTCTTCCTTTCGGGTGTCGGCGGCATTCTAGGCGGTTACATCGCCTATCTGGTCAGCGGCCGGAAGGTAAATCCCGTGATCGGCATTGCAGGGGTCAGTTGCGTGCCTAGCACCGCGAAGGTGGCGCAGAAGGAAGTCTCACTGGTGGCGCCAACCAACATCATTCTCCCGGAAGCACTCGGCGCCAACATCAGCGGTGTCATCACCACGGCAGTGCTCACCGGCATCTACATTTCACTGATTCCCCTGTTGCAGCCGTGA
- a CDS encoding biotin/lipoyl-containing protein has translation MKKLRVTVAGKSYDVLVEVLDSAPQGGTTPPMQAASLLAAPVSAPVAPAAAPKAPAAGGAGDIPCPIAGKVVSVDVQVGQAIEEGKQVATVEAMKMNTYIYAPKAGTVASIHVNIGDGVEEGTVMIKLA, from the coding sequence ATGAAGAAGCTCCGCGTCACCGTTGCCGGCAAGTCCTACGACGTGCTGGTAGAAGTTCTTGATTCCGCCCCGCAAGGCGGCACCACGCCTCCCATGCAGGCTGCGAGTCTCCTCGCTGCGCCCGTGAGCGCGCCTGTCGCACCTGCCGCGGCTCCCAAGGCCCCGGCTGCAGGTGGCGCGGGCGACATTCCCTGCCCAATTGCGGGCAAGGTGGTCTCGGTCGACGTCCAAGTCGGCCAAGCAATCGAAGAGGGCAAGCAGGTGGCAACGGTCGAGGCGATGAAGATGAATACATACATCTACGCCCCCAAGGCAGGTACGGTCGCTTCCATCCATGTGAACATCGGTGATGGTGTCGAGGAAGGCACTGTCATGATCAAGCTCGCCTGA
- the speA gene encoding biosynthetic arginine decarboxylase produces the protein MKTKSASAWSVAKSEELYGFKRWGSGHFSVDEEGFVSVQPLVDGRGIRIMDVVNEAVGMGLKAPMVIRFQDLLRHRVIQLNQLFQEAIRAEGYKGAYRGVFPIKVNQLREVVDEVIAAGKDFNYGLEAGSKPELMIALAMHEGANRLIICNGYKDHDYIRLALLGRKIGKKVIIVVEQLAELDDIIRISAETGVKPLIGFRVKLQTRGEGKWSSSTGDNAKFGLNTAETLFGCEKLRAAKLTQALKLVHFHIGSQVPNIITIKNAVVEATRFYCQLAKMGFPMGYLDVGGGLGIDYDGSKTNFESSMNYSTEEYARDVVANIRDICIQSKVEMPDIVSESGRAVVASHSMLVVEVFERINKKETLGTQHQPKVKNRVVTDLEMNLRNRSKLGKLERFHDAVQKKEEAFSLFNLGYLDLENRAAAESIFWQICEQIARECRDSGYVPEELRDLNRLLADQYVCNFSVFQSLLDHWALKQLFPISPLHRLEEKPSVNAILVDITCDSDGKISSFIDLQDTKDYLNLHPLNGKPYFLGVFLTGAYQDIMGDLHNLFGRVNEVHVFLEPDEPNGFYIEEALTGSRMADVIEGVQYQHEELCRRMKQQIDVATRKDLVKPREGVRLVEFYESQMLAKTYLNIERARDKRGRR, from the coding sequence TTGAAAACCAAATCTGCGTCCGCCTGGTCTGTCGCCAAATCTGAAGAACTTTACGGCTTTAAACGCTGGGGTTCGGGTCACTTCTCCGTTGACGAAGAGGGCTTTGTGAGTGTGCAGCCTCTCGTGGACGGACGCGGCATCCGAATTATGGATGTGGTCAATGAGGCTGTTGGCATGGGCCTGAAGGCGCCGATGGTGATCCGTTTCCAGGACTTGCTGCGCCACCGGGTCATCCAGCTTAACCAACTATTTCAGGAAGCGATCCGTGCGGAAGGTTACAAAGGGGCTTATCGCGGTGTTTTCCCAATCAAGGTCAACCAGTTGCGAGAAGTGGTGGATGAGGTAATCGCGGCCGGAAAGGACTTCAATTATGGATTGGAAGCCGGATCCAAACCCGAGTTGATGATCGCGCTGGCCATGCATGAAGGTGCAAACCGCCTGATCATTTGCAACGGATACAAAGATCACGACTACATCCGCCTTGCCCTCCTCGGCCGCAAGATTGGCAAGAAGGTCATCATTGTGGTCGAGCAACTCGCCGAGCTCGATGACATCATCCGAATCTCAGCAGAAACGGGGGTCAAACCGCTCATCGGTTTTCGCGTCAAGCTCCAGACCCGCGGGGAAGGCAAATGGTCGTCCTCAACCGGCGACAACGCCAAGTTCGGCCTGAACACAGCGGAAACCTTGTTCGGCTGTGAAAAGCTGCGCGCTGCGAAGCTTACCCAGGCCCTAAAGCTGGTGCATTTTCACATCGGGTCGCAGGTTCCCAACATCATCACGATCAAGAATGCCGTCGTGGAAGCGACCCGCTTCTACTGCCAGCTCGCCAAAATGGGATTTCCCATGGGGTACCTCGATGTCGGCGGCGGCCTGGGTATCGATTATGATGGCTCAAAGACCAACTTTGAGTCGTCGATGAATTACTCCACCGAGGAGTATGCCCGCGACGTCGTCGCCAATATCCGGGACATCTGCATCCAATCAAAGGTGGAGATGCCCGATATCGTTTCCGAGTCAGGCCGCGCTGTGGTCGCCTCGCACTCGATGCTCGTGGTGGAGGTGTTCGAGCGCATCAACAAGAAGGAAACCCTGGGCACGCAACACCAGCCGAAGGTGAAAAATCGGGTCGTCACCGATCTTGAGATGAACCTCCGAAATCGTTCTAAGCTCGGGAAGCTCGAACGCTTTCATGATGCGGTGCAAAAGAAGGAAGAGGCGTTCTCACTCTTTAACCTGGGCTACCTCGACCTGGAGAATCGTGCGGCCGCGGAATCGATCTTCTGGCAGATTTGCGAGCAGATCGCGCGGGAGTGCCGAGACAGTGGATACGTGCCGGAAGAACTGCGAGACCTCAACCGGTTGCTCGCCGACCAGTACGTGTGCAATTTCTCGGTGTTTCAATCTCTCCTCGACCACTGGGCCCTGAAGCAACTCTTCCCCATCTCGCCGCTTCATCGCCTCGAGGAAAAGCCGAGTGTGAACGCCATTTTGGTCGACATCACCTGTGACTCCGACGGCAAGATTAGCAGCTTTATCGACCTGCAGGACACAAAGGACTACCTGAACCTCCACCCACTTAACGGTAAGCCGTATTTCCTCGGGGTCTTTCTCACTGGCGCCTACCAGGACATCATGGGCGATCTCCATAATTTGTTCGGGCGCGTGAATGAGGTGCACGTGTTTCTCGAGCCCGACGAACCCAACGGCTTCTATATCGAGGAGGCGCTCACAGGAAGCCGTATGGCCGACGTGATCGAGGGCGTCCAATACCAACACGAGGAATTGTGCCGCCGGATGAAACAGCAGATCGACGTCGCGACGCGCAAGGATCTGGTTAAGCCGCGAGAAGGGGTGCGACTCGTTGAATTCTACGAAAGCCAGATGCTTGCAAAGACTTACTTGAATATCGAGCGGGCGCGCGACAAGCGGGGCCGCCGGTAA
- the yajC gene encoding preprotein translocase subunit YajC — MKINAFLDSASLFIAQATPAPAPGGSPLMTFLPLVLMMAAMYFFLIAPQRKKQKEHEKMLAALDSGDQVILASGIYGEITNKKEDRFVVRIADGVKVEVAKAYIQTVLKKSGETK, encoded by the coding sequence ATGAAAATCAACGCCTTCTTGGACTCCGCCTCCCTCTTCATTGCCCAGGCCACGCCTGCGCCTGCCCCCGGAGGCAGCCCGTTGATGACCTTTTTGCCGCTGGTTTTGATGATGGCTGCGATGTATTTCTTCCTCATCGCTCCACAACGCAAGAAGCAGAAGGAACATGAGAAGATGCTGGCCGCGCTCGATTCCGGCGACCAAGTGATCCTTGCCAGTGGTATTTACGGCGAGATCACGAATAAGAAGGAAGATCGCTTCGTGGTGCGCATCGCCGATGGCGTCAAGGTTGAGGTCGCCAAGGCCTACATCCAGACGGTGCTCAAGAAGTCGGGCGAAACCAAGTAA